The DNA sequence GGGCGCGGCTCGGTCAGCCGGGCGTTGCGGCGGTTGATCCGCCACCACGCGCCCAGCGTCATGCCCGCCACCGGGGGGCGCGCACGCCGCGCGCCCCCCTGCCACCACGACCGCAGCCGCGCACGGAGGAAGTCGTGCGCTACCTGGTCGCGGTGGCGCGGGCTGCCCTGCCTGGTGCCGTCCGGCCTGCGGTCGACCGCCGCGAGCAGGGCATCGACGCTCCACCCCTCGCCGAACCACGGCTCGACGACCCGGCGCACGGCGGCGCGGTGGGCGTCGGGCCAGGTGGCGCGCAGGCAGAGCGCCTCGACCGCCGTGTCGATCTCGGCGTCGGTCTCGGGGATGACACGGCCGGGCCACTGACGGGGATCGAGTCGAACACGCATCGCATGGCTCCCTTCGAACGCGTACCGAACATCCGTTCGAGATAGTGCCACCGACCACCGACAATTCTTGAGCCTTAGATTTGACTTATATAAGCCTGGCCTGAAAGATACTGGTCGTGCACGCGTTCGACGTACTCGGCGACCCGGTCCGCCGCCGCATCCTGGAGCTGCTGGCCGACGGCGAGCAGACCTCCGGCGCGGTCACGGAGGTGGTCCGCCGGGAGTTCGGCATCTCGCAGCCGGCCGTCTCCCAGCACCTGCGGGTGCTGCGCGAGAACGGCTTCGCCCGCGTCCGCCCGGAAGGCACCCGACGCCTCTACGCGGTGGACGACCAAGGCCTGCGTGAGGTGGACGAGTGGCTCGACCGGTTCCGCCGGTTCTGGAGCGGGCACCTCGACGCGCTGGCCACCGAACTCGCGCGCGGCAAGCGCGAGAGGCGACTCAAGGAGGAACGACCGTGATCGACATCGCCGACCAGCTCAAGGCCATCCACCGCGAGGTGAGCGCGGGCTCGGACGAGACCATCGGCGTGCTGCTGCGCCGCACGTACGACGCGGCGGCGGCGGACGTGTGGGACGCGGTGACCGATCCGGACCGGCTCCGGCGCTGGTTCCTGCCGGTCAGCGGCGACCTGCGCGAGGGTGGCGGCTTCCAGGTGGAGGGCAACGCGAGCGGCGAGGTCCTGACCTGCGCGCCGCCGAAGCTGCTGCGGCTGACGTGGGGGGCGCCGACCAGCGTCGTGGAACTGCGCCTCACCGAGGACGACGAGGAGCGGACCACCGTCGAGCTGGAGCACACCGTGCCCAAGGCGATGGCGGGCAGCGGCGCGGGCGCGCTGTACGTCGGCCCCGGCTGGGACGGCGCGCTGCTCGGCCTGGGCCTGTACCTGGGGGGCGAGGTGCACGAGGGCTTCGACCCGGTCGCCGCCGCCAACGCGCCGGAGACCCAGCGGTTCAACGCCGGGTCCATCGACGCGTGGGCGGCGGTGGTCGCCGAGTCGGGCACCGCCTCGGCGGACGAGCTGGCCGCGGCGGTCGCGATGGCGAAGGGCCAGTACACGCCGGACGTCAGCTGAGCGGTTCCACGGTGGGCGGGTGGGCGGCACGCCTGGTTCCGGTGGAAGTGGCGTTGATCGAGGCGGTGGACGCCGGTTCGCAGCGGCCGTTCCCCGGCCGCACGCGCCACGCCCCACCTTCGGCGGTCAGGGGCGCACCACCGGAGGTGACCGGCGGCCACCGCCCCCTGGTCACGGTTCGGAGACCTCGGCTTCGACGCCGTCCAGCGTCGACTCGATGCCGTCGAAGCCGGGGTCCACGGGCGCGGCGTCGTCGGCGCGGCACCCGGCCACCGCGAACAGCAGCACGACCGCCGCGATCACGGCCCTCACTTCACACCGCAGTGCGCGGCCTGGAACTCGTCCACGCGCCGCTGCGCGTCGGCGAGCTTGGCCACCTGCCCGTCACGCCGCTCCAGCCGCCGGTCCAGCCGCTCGGCACGGGCGGTGTTGCCCGCGTCGCGCGCCTTCTGCGCCTGCGCGCGCAGCCACGCCGTCGAACCGTGCACGTCCGCCCCGCCGTTGATGCGGGTGGTGAGCCGGGTGATGCGCTCCTCGACCTTGGGCGCGCGCTGCTCGCACAGCTGCTTGACCTTCTCCGGCCCGATCGTGATGGGTGCGTAGTCCTGGGCGGCGGCCACACCGGTCGAGGTGAGGCCGAGCGCGGTGGTCGCGACGACCGCGAGGCGAGTCCATGGGTTCATGACCACCACGATCGACCGCGCCGGTGTGGAGAGCGTGCGGCGAGTGTTCGGGTTCGGCAAAGACGTCCGGTTTCACCCGTCACCTCGACGGCAACCCTCTCCCCCATGACCGACACCTTGTGGGACGAGTTCCACCGCGTGGTGAACATGACCTCGCACGAACTGGAGGACTGGCTGCGCACCCGCTCGGCGGGCGAGGACGGCGAAAGCCTCCCCGACCAGGCCGGGACGCCCACCGGTCAGGAGGTGCTGCGGGTGCTGCGCAAGCGGCGCACCGACCTGACCACCGAGGACGTGAAGGTGATGCGCAAGGTCGTGGAGCGGGTGCACGAGCAGCGGCGCGACGACCTGGAGCCCACGGCGGGCGAGGCGCACTGGCGGCACCGGCTCATGTCCATCGGCCACGACCCGCTCAAGCCCGCCTGAGCGTTCACCCCCGGTCGGTCGCGCCGATCCGGTCCACGTCGCCCAACCGCACGCCCGCCTCCGGGACCAGCCCGAACTGCACGACCTGGCGGCGGGCGAGCAGGTCGGTGAGCCAGTCCACGGCCACCCGCAGCCGGTTGCCCGGCATCGCCAGCAGGTGGTAGCCGCGCGCCACGGCCTTCGCGGGCAGCCCGGTCAGCGGCACGTGCAGCGGGTTGGCCACCGCCTGCGCGCCGGCCAGGTCGACCACGAACCCGAGGTCGCGGTGCCGGTAGGTGCCCACGTCGCCGTGGCCCAGGGACGCGGCGACGTTGCGGCCCGCGAGCTTGCCCTGCCGCTGCGCGTGCTGCGCGGTCATCGGGGTCGGCTCGCCACCGTTGAACACGTCGGGCACGGCCGCGACGTCACCGGCCGCGAACACGTGCGGGTGCGTCGGCACGGCCAACGTCGGGTCGACCACGACCCGGCCCTTCACCGTGGCCAGCGACACCGACTCCACCAACGGGTCCGGCTGCACGCCGACGCACCACACGAGCGTGCGCGTCGGGATCTCGCTGCCGTCGGTCAGCTTCGCGCACTCCGCGGTGACCTCCTCGACGCTGGTCTTCAGCCGCACGTCCACGCCCCGGGCCCGCAGGACCCGGGCCGCGGGCGCCGAGAGCCGCTCGTCCAGGCCCGGCAGCACGCGCGGGGCCATGTCGACCAGCACCCACTTGACGTCGGACTCCGCCAGGCCGCGCCGACCGCGCAACGCCGACCGGGTCAGCTGCTGCCCCTGCGCCACCAGCTCCGTGCCCGTGTACCCGGCGCCGACCACGACGAACGTCGCGCGCGCCGCCCGTTCCGCCGGGTCGGTGGCCTGCTCGGCCAGCTCGACCTGCCGCAGCACGTGGTCGCGCAGGAACACCGCCTCGGCGACCGACTTGAACCCGAACGCGTGCTCGGCCACGCCCGGGATGGACAGCAGCCGGGTGACCGAGCCCGCCGTGAGCACCAACCGGTCCCACTCCAGGACCTGCTCACGCCCCTCGACGTCCACGGCGGTGCACGTGCGCGCGGCCAGGTCGAGCCCGGTGACGTGCGCCTGCACCAGCCGGGTGCGCGGCAGCTTGGGCCGCAGCGGCACGGCGACCCGGCGCGGGTCGAGCGAACCGCCCGCGACCTCGGGCAGCAGCGGCACGTAGAGCATGTAGTCGGTCGGGTTGACCGCCACCAGCTCGGCGGCGTCGGCGGGCAGCACGCGTTCCAGCGTGCGCAGGCAGTGGTAGCCCGCGAAGCCCGTTCCCACGACCAGCACGCGTGGCTTGCCCATGGCCCGATCCCTCCGCCGGTGTGCGTTCCGCCAGCGGGTACCCCGGACCGAGAAGGGGTAGACAACGACCATGGCCCTGGGACTGCCCGACGCGATCACCGCCTGTCTCTTCGACCTGGACGGCGTGCTGACCAGCACCGCCGTGCTGCACCGCCGCGCGTGGCGGCGCACGTTCGACGACTTCCTGCGCCCGCGCGGTGAGCCGCCGTTCGCCGAATCGGACTACCTCAGGTTCGTGGACGGCCGGCCCCGCTACGACGGGGTGCGGGAGTTCCTCGCCTCGCGCGGCATCACGCTGCCCGAGGGCACGCCCGACGACCCGCCCGACGCCGACACCGTCCACGGCGTCGGCAACCGCAAGAACGACCTGCTGGAGGCGATCATCCGACACGAAGGCGTGACACCCTACGCGGGCACGGCACCGTACCTGCGCGCGGTCGAGGACGAGGGGTTGGGCATCGGCGTGGTGACGTCGTCGGCCAACGCGCGCAAGGTCCTCGACGCGGCCGGCCTCAGCCCGTTCGTGCAGGCCCTGGTCGACGGCGTGGTGATCAGCCGCGACGGGCTCAAGGGCAAGCCCGCGCCGGACTCGTTCCTGGCGGGCGCGCGGCTGCTGGGCGTGAACCCGGCGCACGCGGCGGTGTTCGAGGACGCGCTGTCGGGCGTGCAGGCCGGGCGCGCGGGCGGGTTCGGGCACGTGGTGGGCGTGGACCGGGCCGGCCAGCGGGAGGCGCTGCTCGCGCACGGCGCGGACGTCGTCGTCGAAGACCTCTCGGAGCTGCTGTGAGCGGCTGGGAGGTCCACCCCTGGATGGTGCGCTGGGACGGCCTCGCCGTGGACCAGCTGCGCCGCACGGAGTCGGTGTTCGCGCTGTCCAACGGGCACATCGGGATGCGCGGCACGCTGGACGAGGGCGAGCCCCGCGGCCTGCCCGGCACCTACCTCAACGGCTTCTACGAGGAGCACGCGCTGCCCTACGGCGAGTCCGGCTACGGCTACCCGGAGGCGGGGCAGACGGTCGTCAACGTCACCGACGGCAAGGTGATCCGGCTGCTGGTCGAGGACGAGCCGCTGGACATGCGCTACGGCCGCGCCCACGCGCACCAGCGCGAGCTGGACTTCCGCACCGGCACGCTGCGCCGCTGCACGGAGTGGGAGTCGCCGACCGGGCGGCGGGTCACCGTGCGCACCGAGCGGCTGGTGTCGCTGACCCAGCGCGCGGTCGCGGCGATCCTCTACGAGGTCGAGCCGAGCGAGGACGTGCAGCTCGTCGTGCAGTCCGACCTGCTGGCCAACGAGCCGGTGGAGAACGAGGGCGACGACCCGCGGGTGGCCGCGGCGCTGAACGAGCCGCTGGTGGCGGACTTCGCGCACGCCGAGGACCACCGGGCGGTGCTGGCCCACCACGCGCGCAACTCGGGGCTGCGGATGGCCGCCGCGATGGACCACGAGCTGGTGGTGGACGACGGCGTGCGCACCGAGATCCGCGCCGAGGGCGACCTGGCGCGCTTCACCGCCGCCGTGGACGTGCCCGCGGGCGGGAAGCTGCGGCTGGTGAAGTACCTCGGGTACGGCTGGTCCGCGCAGCGGTCGGTGCCCGCGCTGCGGGCGCAGGTGGAGGCGGCGCTGGCAGGTGCGCGCCAGACCGGCTGGGAGGGCCTGCTGGCCGAGCAGCGGCGGTTCCTGGACGACTTCTGGGAGGTCGCCGACATCGAGCTGCACGGCGACGACGAGCTGCAGCAGGCGCTGCGGTTCGCGCTGTTCCACATCATGCAGGCGGCGGTGCGCGGCGAGACGCGGGCGATCCCGGGCAAGGGGCTGACCGGGCCCGGCTACGACGGGCACGCGTTCTGGGACACCGAGATGTTCGTGCTGCCCGTGCTGGCCTACACCGTGCCGGAGGCGGCGCGGGACGCGTTGCGGTGGCGGCACTCGACGTTGCCCAAGGCGCGGGAGCGGGCCGAGGTGCTCGGCCAGCGCGGCGCGGCGTTCCCGTGGCGGTCGATCAGCGGGGCCGAGTGCTCGGCGTACTGGCCCGCGAGCACGGCCGCGTTCCACGTCAGCGGCGACGTCGCGCACGCCGTGCTCCAGTACGTGAACGCGACCGGCGACCGGGCGTTCGAGCGCGAGTGCGGCGCGGAGGTCCTGGTGGAGACGGCGCGGCTGTGGACGTCGCTGGGCCACCACGACCAGCACGGCGGGTTCCGCATCGACGGGGTCACCGGGCCGGACGAGTACTCGGCCGTGGTGGACAACAACGTCTACACCAACCTCATCGCGCAGAAGAACCTGCGCGGCGCGGCGGACGCGTGCGAACGGCACCCGGACGTGGCCGAGCGGCTCGACGTGACCGCCGGCGAGGTGCAGGACTGGCGCAAGGCCGCCGACGGGATGCTGATCCCGTTCGACGACCTGCTCGACGTGCACCAGCAGAACGAGGGGTTCACCTCGCACGCCGAGTGGGACTTCGAGGGCACCGACCCCGACGAGTACCCGTTGCTGCTCAACCGGCCCTACTTCGACCTCTACCGCAAGCAGGTGGTCAAGCAGGCCGACCTGGTGCTGGCCATGCACGTGCGCGGCGACGCGTTCACGGCGGCGCAGAAGGCGCGCAACTTCGCCTACTACGAGGCGAGGACGGTGCGTGACTCGTCGCTGTCGGCCGGCACGCAGGCGGTGCTGGCGGCCGAGGTGGGCGCGTCGCAGCTGGCCTACGACTACCTGGCCGAGGCGGCGTTCACCGACCTGCACGACCTGCACGGCAACGTCCACAACGGACTGCACATGGCGTCGTTGGCGGGCGCGTGGGTCGGCGTGGTGGCCGGGTTCGGCGGGATGCGCGACCACGACGGCGAGCTGTCGTTCGCGCCGCGCCTGCCGCCGGGGCTGACCGGGATGGCGTTCCGCATGTCGTTCGGCGGTACCCGCTTCGCGGTGGAGGTCGAGCCGCGGTCGGTGACCTACCGGATCGTGGCGGGCGACGCGCTGCGCACCAGCCACCACGGCGAGCCGGTCGTGGTGGAGCCGGGCCACCCGGTCACGATGTCCATTCCGGACCCGCCGGAGCCGCCCCGGCTGCGCCAGCCGGCGAACCGCGCGCCCGTGCGCAGGGTGCCGCCGGTCCGGCCGTTCACAGGCGTTCCGGGTGACCCGGAACGGGAAACGACGGCGGGGCAAGAAGATCGGGGATGAGGTGCCCGGCCGGACTCTTGGGGGGAGGGGAGCCCGGCCGGGACTTGTCAGGCGGCCAGTGGGGGGGCGGTGGCCGCCTAAGCCCTCATCGCAGGCAGGGTTGCCCCTGTTACGGGAGTTCAACCCACGACTTCGTGCGCGATTACGTGATCCGGGTCATTGCCCTGCCTGTAACGCCGCGCCGGACCCGCCCTCGTCCGGTTCCCGACGCCGCGCCGGGGGGCCGTTGTCGCCCGCCGGCGGCACCGTGCGCGGCTCGTCGCCACCCGGTCGGCACCCTCGCGCGGCCCGTCGTCACCCACTCGACAGCATTCGTGACCAGGGCGAATCGTCTCCGCAATCGTGCGGGAGCGAACCGGGGGTGTCCCGGCGCGAGGTAACCCACAGGAGTGAGAGGGGCAGCGCTGCGGCCCGCGGCCGGACAGGATGCCGGAACGTGAGCTCAACACCGATCTACGACGAGTTGGCGGCGACCTACCTCGCCGACCTCCGGCCCGAGCCGGCCCGGCCCGGCGCACCGGACGAACCGGGCGGGCCGGTCGTGCCCGCGGCCGCGACACCCGGACCCGCGCACCGACAGGAGGTCTGAACCACCTCCGATCTTGACACCACCTCACGCAGCGGAGTAGGACGAGCGCAGCCCGTAAAGGTCGCCTACCCCGAAGGGTGGAGCGGAATGCGTGCACGAGCGCTGCTCTGCGCAATGGCCCTGTTCGCCGTCGGTGCTTGCAACGCAGAGCAGACCGAGACCCCTGAACAGGTGACACTGACCTGGTGGGATTACCTGAACCACTCCCCCATGGCGAACCAGGCTGCGGACAGCCTCCTCACCCGGTACCACCAGGAACACCCCGACGTGCGGATCGAGCGCACCTCCCTTTCCCGCGCCGAGTTCCAGGCCAAGCTCGCCGAGGCGACCGCGTCCGGCGTGTTCCCCGACATCGCCGCGGTCGACGCCACCGACGTGCCCCGGCTGGCCGAGGCCGGTGCCGTCGCCGACCTCACCGACCGCTTCGACCGGTGGAAGCTGAAGGACCGGTTCCTCCCACCGGTGCGCGAGAGCGTCACCCACGAGGGGCGCGTCCACGGCGTGCCGCTGCGCACCACCACCACCGCGCTGGTCTACAACCGCGACCACTTCGCCGCGGCCGGGCTGGGTGAACCGCCGACGACCTGGGCCGGGCTGCGCGTCGCGGCCGGGGCGCTGACCTCGGCCGAGCGTTCCGGGCTGTGCTTCGGCGCGAAGGACGACGACCTGACGACCACGTTCCTGCCGCTGCTGTGGCAGGCGGGCGGCGACGTCACCGACATCGGCGGGCAGGCCTCCCTGGACGCCCTCGCCCACCTCGACGGCCTGGTGAACACCGACCGGAGCGTCCCGACCGAGGCTCTGGGCTGGACCGACGCCGACGCGCGGCAGCGGTTCGCCGAGGGCCGCTGCGCGATGGTGATCACCGGACCGGCCGCGGCGGCGGAGCTGAACCAGGCCGGGCTGGACTGGGCCGCGGCCCCGCTGCCCGACGGGGCGGCGGGCGCGGCGGGCCTGCTCGGCGGCCAGACGTGGGTGGTCGGGCGCAACGCCCGAGCCGAGCGGGCGTGGGACGTGCTGACCTGGCTGGCCGAGCACCCGGACAACGCGACCGAGTTCGGCGGCGGCCTGGGCGCGCTGCCCAACCGCACCGACACCGTGGACGAGCTGGCCTGGCAGTGGGACCCCAACGTGCCGGGCTTCACCGCCCGGCTGCGTTCGGCGCGCACACCCACCGCGTACGGCGCGGCGTACCCGGACATCTCCCGCGCCCTGGCCGCGATGACGACCCGCGTGCTGACCGGCGAGCGCCGCCCCGATCAGGCGATTGCCGACGCCGCGGCGGAGATCGGCCCGCTGCTGCGCTAACCGTGCGCTGACCTGCTTGCGACCGGCCGGTTAGCCGTAACGCCGCACGGTGTTGGGCGATATGACCCAAAAGGGGAGGCCACCGGGGGGCGAGGATGAGCCGAACGGGCGCGGGTAACCCGGTGTCATGCGGAACCAGGCTGCCGTGACCGAACGGCGTACCGGGAAGAAGGCCCGACCGGGGCCCGAGGCGGAGACCCCGTCGTTCAGCCGGGCGCAACTCCTCGCGCTCCTCGTCGGCCTGCTGCAGATCGTCTTCGCCTCCGTCCCGTTCCTGCCCATGGGCGAGGGGGCCGTGCACACCCTGTACGTGTGCACGGGTCTGGCCGGCGTGCTGCTGGCGTGGCGGCACAGGCACGCGCGGTGCTACGGCGTCCTCCTCCTGCTGCTCTACGGTCAGCTGTTCATCACCGACGCGGAGGACACCGCCGTCCTGGGCCTGCCCACGTGGGAGACGCTGGCGTACGGGCGGGCCGCCCTGGCGGGCGTGGTGATCGCACTGGTGCCGGCGATCAAGCGGCGGTAGACGCCCGCGGTCGTGGTGCCGTCCGGGTGGAAGCGCAGCTTGGGGTCGCCGCCGCGGGCGATCGACTCGAACATCGCGAGGTCGGACTTGGTGGTGGGCTCCCAGTACATGTGGGCGCCGTGGGTGACGCCCATGTCCATCGACATCATCGTGGCGACGGCCCGGTCGTACCGCCGCCTGCTCAGGTAGGCACCGCCGGAGGCGTGGATGTCGAACACGTCGTGGTCACCGGTGAGGGGCCGCAGCCCGCCGTCCCGGTCGACACCGTGCACCACGCCGTCGCGCACCACGAACTCGCCGCGCCGCTCGAACCGGGCCATCTTGTCGCGCAGCGCCTCGAACTCGACGCGCCGCTGGTCGTACCGGCGCAGCAGCCGGTCGTGCAGGTCGACGCGGGGTAACTCGGGCCGGAAGTAGCCGACCAGGCCGCGGTGGCGGCGGGCCGCGCCGAGCCGGACGTCCAGGTCGTCGATGGTCTTGGCCTTCACCGCCTCCGGCTTGGGCAGCGCGCCCTCGCGCAGCCACGCCACCGCGTGCGGGTTCGTCGCCCGAACGTCGATGACGAGGTCCTGCTCGGCGGCCACCTGCTGGAACTTGCGGGCGTTCTCGATCGGCATGCCGAAGACCGGCTCCACCGACGCCAGGGGGAAGAGGTGATCAGTGCGCACGGCTATTAAGGTCCGCCCGAAATGGGCGTGCACCAGACCGCCGGCTTCGGTTAGCTCGAAGCGTGACCCCTGATTCACTGATCGGACTGCTGGCCGAGCCCGAGCGGTTGCGCGTGGCCGCCGCGCTGGTCCTGGGCGCCCGCACGACGGCGGACATCACCGAGGCGACCGGGTTGGACGTTCGCCGGGTCGAGAACTCGTTGCGCCGACTGCGGTCGGCGGGACTCGTCGTGACCGACGGGTCGGGCTTGCGACTGCGCGAGGAACTGTTCAAGGAAGCCACCCGGGTCGAACAGGCGAACCGGGTCCCGGAGGACCCGTTCGTGCGGGACGGGCGGCTGGTGAAGCTCCCCGCGCAGCGCGGACGCAGGCGGGCGGTGCTCGAACAGGTGAGCACCGCGTTCGAGCCGGGTAGACGGTACCCCGAGCGGGACGTGGTGGAGGTGCTGAAGCGGTGGTGCGAGGGCGGTGAGGTCGACCACGTGACCGTGCGCCGGTACCTCGTGGACGAAGGGCTGCTCAGCCGGGACGACGGCGTGTACTGGCGTACCGGCGGCCCGGTGAGCGTCTAGCGGCGATCAGGTCGTTCGGTGGTCGGATCGTCGGCCGTCCCGTCAGCCGAACGCGTCGGGGTCGGGACCGGTGCGCTCGCCCCGGTCCAACCCCTCGATGGCCGCCATGTCCTCGCCGTCGAGCTCGAAGTCGAACAGCGCGAAGTTCTCCGCGATCCGGCTGGGCGTCACCGACTTGGGGATGACCACGTTGTCGAGCTGCACGTGCCAGCGCAGCACGACCTGGGCGGGCGTGCGACCGTGCTTGGCCGCGATGCCGGTGATGACCGGGTCGGACAGCAGGGCGCCCTGCGCCAGCGGGCTCCACGCCTCGGTCACGATGCCGTGCCGGGCGTGGAAGGCGCGCAGCTCGGCCTGCTGGAGCCGCGGGTGCAGCTCGACCTGGTTCACCGCGGGCACCGCGCCGGTGGCCTCGACGATCCGCTCCAGGTGCGCGGGCTGGAAGTTGGACACGCCGATCGCCCGGACGCGGCCGTCGGCGTGCAGCTTGCCCAGCGCGCGCCA is a window from the Saccharothrix saharensis genome containing:
- a CDS encoding ArsR/SmtB family transcription factor, which gives rise to MHAFDVLGDPVRRRILELLADGEQTSGAVTEVVRREFGISQPAVSQHLRVLRENGFARVRPEGTRRLYAVDDQGLREVDEWLDRFRRFWSGHLDALATELARGKRERRLKEERP
- a CDS encoding SRPBCC domain-containing protein; translated protein: MIDIADQLKAIHREVSAGSDETIGVLLRRTYDAAAADVWDAVTDPDRLRRWFLPVSGDLREGGGFQVEGNASGEVLTCAPPKLLRLTWGAPTSVVELRLTEDDEERTTVELEHTVPKAMAGSGAGALYVGPGWDGALLGLGLYLGGEVHEGFDPVAAANAPETQRFNAGSIDAWAAVVAESGTASADELAAAVAMAKGQYTPDVS
- a CDS encoding DUF3140 domain-containing protein; translated protein: MTDTLWDEFHRVVNMTSHELEDWLRTRSAGEDGESLPDQAGTPTGQEVLRVLRKRRTDLTTEDVKVMRKVVERVHEQRRDDLEPTAGEAHWRHRLMSIGHDPLKPA
- a CDS encoding NAD(P)/FAD-dependent oxidoreductase; amino-acid sequence: MGKPRVLVVGTGFAGYHCLRTLERVLPADAAELVAVNPTDYMLYVPLLPEVAGGSLDPRRVAVPLRPKLPRTRLVQAHVTGLDLAARTCTAVDVEGREQVLEWDRLVLTAGSVTRLLSIPGVAEHAFGFKSVAEAVFLRDHVLRQVELAEQATDPAERAARATFVVVGAGYTGTELVAQGQQLTRSALRGRRGLAESDVKWVLVDMAPRVLPGLDERLSAPAARVLRARGVDVRLKTSVEEVTAECAKLTDGSEIPTRTLVWCVGVQPDPLVESVSLATVKGRVVVDPTLAVPTHPHVFAAGDVAAVPDVFNGGEPTPMTAQHAQRQGKLAGRNVAASLGHGDVGTYRHRDLGFVVDLAGAQAVANPLHVPLTGLPAKAVARGYHLLAMPGNRLRVAVDWLTDLLARRQVVQFGLVPEAGVRLGDVDRIGATDRG
- a CDS encoding HAD family hydrolase, with the protein product MALGLPDAITACLFDLDGVLTSTAVLHRRAWRRTFDDFLRPRGEPPFAESDYLRFVDGRPRYDGVREFLASRGITLPEGTPDDPPDADTVHGVGNRKNDLLEAIIRHEGVTPYAGTAPYLRAVEDEGLGIGVVTSSANARKVLDAAGLSPFVQALVDGVVISRDGLKGKPAPDSFLAGARLLGVNPAHAAVFEDALSGVQAGRAGGFGHVVGVDRAGQREALLAHGADVVVEDLSELL
- a CDS encoding glycoside hydrolase family 65 protein, coding for MVRWDGLAVDQLRRTESVFALSNGHIGMRGTLDEGEPRGLPGTYLNGFYEEHALPYGESGYGYPEAGQTVVNVTDGKVIRLLVEDEPLDMRYGRAHAHQRELDFRTGTLRRCTEWESPTGRRVTVRTERLVSLTQRAVAAILYEVEPSEDVQLVVQSDLLANEPVENEGDDPRVAAALNEPLVADFAHAEDHRAVLAHHARNSGLRMAAAMDHELVVDDGVRTEIRAEGDLARFTAAVDVPAGGKLRLVKYLGYGWSAQRSVPALRAQVEAALAGARQTGWEGLLAEQRRFLDDFWEVADIELHGDDELQQALRFALFHIMQAAVRGETRAIPGKGLTGPGYDGHAFWDTEMFVLPVLAYTVPEAARDALRWRHSTLPKARERAEVLGQRGAAFPWRSISGAECSAYWPASTAAFHVSGDVAHAVLQYVNATGDRAFERECGAEVLVETARLWTSLGHHDQHGGFRIDGVTGPDEYSAVVDNNVYTNLIAQKNLRGAADACERHPDVAERLDVTAGEVQDWRKAADGMLIPFDDLLDVHQQNEGFTSHAEWDFEGTDPDEYPLLLNRPYFDLYRKQVVKQADLVLAMHVRGDAFTAAQKARNFAYYEARTVRDSSLSAGTQAVLAAEVGASQLAYDYLAEAAFTDLHDLHGNVHNGLHMASLAGAWVGVVAGFGGMRDHDGELSFAPRLPPGLTGMAFRMSFGGTRFAVEVEPRSVTYRIVAGDALRTSHHGEPVVVEPGHPVTMSIPDPPEPPRLRQPANRAPVRRVPPVRPFTGVPGDPERETTAGQEDRG
- a CDS encoding extracellular solute-binding protein, yielding MANQAADSLLTRYHQEHPDVRIERTSLSRAEFQAKLAEATASGVFPDIAAVDATDVPRLAEAGAVADLTDRFDRWKLKDRFLPPVRESVTHEGRVHGVPLRTTTTALVYNRDHFAAAGLGEPPTTWAGLRVAAGALTSAERSGLCFGAKDDDLTTTFLPLLWQAGGDVTDIGGQASLDALAHLDGLVNTDRSVPTEALGWTDADARQRFAEGRCAMVITGPAAAAELNQAGLDWAAAPLPDGAAGAAGLLGGQTWVVGRNARAERAWDVLTWLAEHPDNATEFGGGLGALPNRTDTVDELAWQWDPNVPGFTARLRSARTPTAYGAAYPDISRALAAMTTRVLTGERRPDQAIADAAAEIGPLLR
- a CDS encoding DUF2087 domain-containing protein, which gives rise to MTPDSLIGLLAEPERLRVAAALVLGARTTADITEATGLDVRRVENSLRRLRSAGLVVTDGSGLRLREELFKEATRVEQANRVPEDPFVRDGRLVKLPAQRGRRRAVLEQVSTAFEPGRRYPERDVVEVLKRWCEGGEVDHVTVRRYLVDEGLLSRDDGVYWRTGGPVSV
- a CDS encoding aldo/keto reductase; the protein is MRTITLNNGVTMPQLGFGVFQVSIEDTYDAVTEALRVGYRSIDTAAAYRNEEPVGRAVADSPVPRDDVFVTTKLWNSDQGYDEALRAFDASLDRLGLDRVDLYLVHWPAPRQDRYVDTWRALGKLHADGRVRAIGVSNFQPAHLERIVEATGAVPAVNQVELHPRLQQAELRAFHARHGIVTEAWSPLAQGALLSDPVITGIAAKHGRTPAQVVLRWHVQLDNVVIPKSVTPSRIAENFALFDFELDGEDMAAIEGLDRGERTGPDPDAFG